The DNA segment agttTCTCTCAATTTACATATGATAATGGTATACATAACGTACAAAACAAAATCTCCCAGGCTATTCTCCTTGTCTTGTAAGTGATCTTATATACCACATATAAGTGGAAGGTTATCTAAACACTAGTCATATGCCTCTAAATATTTCTGATACAGCTGCTATGGCCTCTTAAGTAGCTTACAATTATGGACTCCTCATACCACTTTTGTGATAAACAAAGCTTAGTGACAATAAGTACATCCAGAGCATACCATCCTGAATGTGCTAACTACTAAATGagtcaaaacagaaagaaaacataaatggtCATAATTCTTAGTTGTACTTATCTCCTACAAGAATTCAGATGTACAAAGATAATCATTTCTCCAAAAAGTAACACCACCACAATGGAAACTCAATGAAGCATAAAAAACAAGAGAATACGGTTGTTATTGTGGTCTCTTATTTGATTCAGTCAATATTTAGTTGATTCCTACTACAGATGTCACACAAGTTCCCGACTAGTCTGGTTTGATATTTGTAAGTTAGGTGTGCTTAATTCAGTACTATTTCGATGGGAAGCATTACGAAGATTATAGAGTGCTAAAGAGTGGAGAAGGGCTTCTCGGGCTTTGGAGGCCTCTATGTTCTGCTCTTGAGAGATTTGAAGGCTAATTTGATTAACATTATTCATCAGTATATTAGAGGCCATGAGGTTGGTTATAGAGAGGCACCTGGTAAGATTTTCTTCCAAAAACTGTTTGTAGAGTTCATCTACCTTTTTTTCCATGTAACTATTAAGCATAGAATTAGAGAGGGGTTGCTTATGTAATAGCATACTTTTTTCTCGAATCTCATCCCCATTTAATAATTTTGAAGTGGATGTATTCTCTAGAGGCTCAGTTTTAGGAGAGTGGCCCATTGATATATCCACTGAAAGTAAAAGAGGACCATTACAAACATCGTCATGGGCGTGTTCCACAAAGCAGCCAGAATCATACATGTTTCTAACGTGGTCACCTCCTATCTGTAGGTCAGGATAATTCTGGCAAATACTTGTACATGACCAAGACCGATATAAATCCAGTTGTGTGTCATCATGTCCCCTCTTTGGAATGGGCAATGCAATGGATACATTTCCTGGAAGAAGTGTACTTTTGAATTTTGCAACAGGTAGCTCATCCACAGATTTCATTTGAGATGTATTATCATCTTCTTCAGTTAGACTTCCTTCTATAACTTTCTCTTGATTTCCCATCTTAAGAGGAGGAGGTGAATTGTCctgtatatttaaaattttattttcccaatTTTCCTTTTCATCATTTGATGTCTTCTTACATCTTAGTGGCTTATGAAATTTtgcatgtttctcttctttgtaaAGGAATTCTGTTAGGAAGGCTTCTCCAAGCATTTTCTTAGGCAAGTTCTTCTAAAAATATGAGTGGATATATTCCTACAATATAAAAGAACTAATTAAGGCAATTCACATTAAAAGTCAAATAAGAATTTTCTCTTACATGAACCATGTTTTAGGGAAGAACTGTTGCTTAAAGAACAGAGAATAAGACTCGAAATATGTTGATTCCTTTTTAATACTGTTTAACAATTGGGAATTTACTTATTTCTGGCTCTCAATTTACTCACCAGTTAAATGATAATATTACCCTCCCCCACCTTTTCATGGGGCTGTTGTGAGGATATTACATAGCACTCACACAAGCATTTAAAAAACGCAAACTCTAGGATATGTATAACTGTCTATATCCAGCTGTCTTTTAGTATTTAGTTAGAAATTAACAAATGCCTAGCCTTTTACTGCCCAAAATTCCACTTAAAACACTTAACTTATGAAAATTTTCTGAACTAAATTATAAACATAGCTATCTCTTTTCTCATTAATGTAGGTATCTCAAATTTACTactgtcttttctttccatttctttttaagtttttctttttattctttttgactcaaatctttcttccttattcacttatttcattcttttacactACCAATTAAtgcaattttaaaagtttaaaatttcccTATAAACTCCTGTGTAAAAAGTTAGGCATgttggttcacacctgtaatcccagcaaacAGCAAGCTGAAGCAATAGTATAataattcaaggtcagcctcggcTAAATGGCAAAACCTGCCTCTTGCAtaccaaaataaaagcaaacaatagAAGAATGAAAACTATCATTCACCTTTATTCAAAACAGAGCTTTCATTTCACAAGTCtatagtatatataatacatgtttCCAGGAAATCCATTTATGTGAATGTTTGAAAgaatttgagaagaaaatgaaacagcaGAAATCAAACAAAGCAAGAGTTTGGACTTACGATGTTCTCCAAGTATCAGGATACCGAAGGATTTGGTCTTCTGAGATGCCAACAGTTCAAGCTGAGAAAAAGCCTTTTCTCTCTGGTTCGCGTCTCAGTGTCTGCTTACATCTTACAACGGAGGACGACAGCTTTAGTCACGTAAATTGGTTCTGCTTTCCATTCATACCCCAGGACTGAAACCCTAATAGGAAAATGATGTGGGTTGGTCACATGTGTGGCATGGTAATGACCATGTACCAAAAGAGGATCTGAAAGTGTTTATTCAAGTTTCCAATGACAGAGAGTGGGAAAATATTAACAGCAACAGTTCTTCATGTATGTTAAGACAGAAACAAAGTTATTTTCACTTTTAAGTAGGGCAAGAGTGGACAGTCTCAGCATCTTTCATAAAAACAATTTGAAATAAAGCAAAGGAgcatcaaaaagaaaatgaatcaataaattgTGATACACCAGTGACATGAAATACTAAattaagcatttctttaaaaaatacttttattaattctttcaggGGTTACACCCTTTAAaaaactgtctctccctccccctcagaAGCCACCAACTGTTGATAGACCTTCAGTTATGGTTGGAGGAGGGAGTCATGAGCCACTCTGCCCTTCATGTTAGAATGGTGACtcgcttgatcttgtacaggtaaccacagctgctgtgagtccatGAGTGTGCTGGCCAGGTTCTGTCCTGAAGACACTGttttcctctgctccttcctaACCTCTGGGTGTTACAACCTTTCCACACCCTCTTCCACGATGATCTCTGAGGAAATGGAGCATTTCTAATGATTTTTGATACTAAATtgattgtttctttgattttgttgtttccaACAGGTAGCACTGGCTGACCTAGAATATGCTATGGAGAACAGACTGGTCTTAAACTTGTGACcattctcttgcctctgtctctcaggaGCTGGGATTGTAGACATGTGTCAACACACTTGGCTACATGGCAATCATTCTAAACTGTCATATAGATTATTAATTTAAGAAACACATTATTGtccattttacagaagaaaaggcagagaaaagggTTATGTATTTGTTGACAGTCACAAAACTAGTAAGTAACAGAACTAAGATTTTTAGCAAAAAATTGGATTAAGAGCACTGCAGTATATGTTATGGATATGTGTAAAGTATGTGCACTGCAGGGAAATAGACACAGTTTGACTCCACCATGAATTGTGTGTGTAATATGTCAAACACTATTCAGAATATTCCACACATACCAATTTAATCTTCATAAAATTTCAGGAAACAAATACTATTTTTCCTTATGAggaaaatgaaacacagaaagAAGTTAGGGAACATGTTCAGTTTCAGAGAAG comes from the Peromyscus maniculatus bairdii isolate BWxNUB_F1_BW_parent chromosome X, HU_Pman_BW_mat_3.1, whole genome shotgun sequence genome and includes:
- the LOC102907595 gene encoding TLR adapter interacting with SLC15A4 on the lysosome-like translates to MLGEAFLTEFLYKEEKHAKFHKPLRCKKTSNDEKENWENKILNIQDNSPPPLKMGNQEKVIEGSLTEEDDNTSQMKSVDELPVAKFKSTLLPGNVSIALPIPKRGHDDTQLDLYRSWSCTSICQNYPDLQIGGDHVRNMYDSGCFVEHAHDDVCNGPLLLSVDISMGHSPKTEPLENTSTSKLLNGDEIREKSMLLHKQPLSNSMLNSYMEKKVDELYKQFLEENLTRCLSITNLMASNILMNNVNQISLQISQEQNIEASKAREALLHSLALYNLRNASHRNSTELSTPNLQISNQTSRELV